A part of Streptomyces sp. NBC_01235 genomic DNA contains:
- a CDS encoding DUF2617 family protein, producing MLTTLNTSYTDTRAADLAWALGREPLPALATLDLDLSGAKLQLRLLGASHQVLLEEDQGSCSETVACLPGTSTPLPLGVAKRVGDWGYEFAARVEVLSPGQFAGRAQELLALVSEHPHGLAGVFPGSPHAFTALLAHRHEGQVHWRTWHAYPQDGQLVATRTRVGIRVPVGHDSPSEDGTPQRAAT from the coding sequence ATGCTCACGACCCTGAACACCTCCTACACCGACACGCGCGCGGCCGATCTCGCCTGGGCCCTGGGGCGCGAGCCGCTGCCCGCCCTTGCCACCCTCGACCTCGACCTGTCCGGTGCCAAGCTCCAGTTGAGACTGCTCGGCGCCTCGCACCAGGTGCTGCTGGAGGAGGATCAGGGCTCTTGTTCGGAGACGGTGGCCTGCCTTCCCGGCACCAGCACCCCCCTCCCACTGGGCGTCGCCAAGCGGGTCGGCGACTGGGGGTACGAGTTCGCGGCACGCGTCGAGGTGCTCTCGCCCGGCCAGTTCGCGGGCCGCGCCCAGGAACTCCTGGCCCTCGTCTCCGAGCACCCGCACGGCCTCGCCGGCGTCTTCCCCGGCAGCCCGCACGCCTTCACCGCCCTGCTCGCCCACCGCCACGAGGGTCAGGTGCACTGGCGGACCTGGCACGCCTACCCGCAGGACGGGCAGTTGGTGGCGACCAGGACGCGGGTCGGGATCCGGGTGCCGGTGGGCCACGACAGCCCGTCCGAGGACGGCACCCCCCAGCGGGCGGCGACTTGA
- a CDS encoding tyrosine-type recombinase/integrase — translation MAGHIQDRWFKTETNAGGKTVRVKSDRHGSGLRYRARYIGPDGAEKSKSFPDGKKRLAEKWLSAIETDMTRGQYTDPKSVRITFRQYADKWLDSKTSSPMARKEFGRRLRLHVYPVLGSRPIGTFRPEHIRELLAALDAKPGVGPSYTRNIFADVQSVLSAAVDDALLSRNPCGARTVRRPKPDPHRVVPWLPAQVFAVRAALPERYRAMVDVGAGCGLRQGEVFGLAEDAIDADGRTLHVVRQIKHVEGHPVFALPKGGKKRDVPLPDSLAEALRAHMDACKPVEITLPWDVPEGPKVSARLIFTAEQGGMVWRSNFNGKEWKPALAVAGLIRPEVDENGKYESAREHGMHALRHFYASALLDAGENIKAISEYMGHADPGLTLRVYAHLMPDGRERARRAIDSVFQRISQEAHGPQTAQ, via the coding sequence ATGGCAGGCCACATCCAAGACCGCTGGTTCAAGACCGAGACGAACGCCGGCGGAAAGACCGTCCGCGTCAAGAGTGACCGCCACGGAAGTGGTCTGCGCTACCGGGCCCGTTACATCGGTCCAGACGGCGCAGAGAAGTCCAAGAGCTTTCCCGACGGAAAGAAGCGGCTCGCCGAGAAATGGTTGAGCGCCATTGAGACGGACATGACGCGCGGTCAGTACACCGATCCCAAGTCCGTGCGGATCACTTTCCGGCAGTACGCGGACAAGTGGTTGGACAGCAAGACGTCCAGCCCGATGGCCCGGAAGGAGTTCGGCCGGCGACTGCGGCTGCATGTCTACCCGGTGCTTGGCTCCCGGCCGATCGGGACCTTCCGGCCCGAACACATCCGGGAGCTCCTGGCCGCGCTGGACGCGAAGCCCGGTGTAGGCCCTTCCTACACCCGGAACATCTTCGCGGACGTTCAGTCGGTCCTGTCGGCCGCTGTGGATGATGCGCTGCTGTCGCGCAACCCGTGCGGTGCACGGACCGTTCGGCGCCCCAAGCCTGACCCGCATCGCGTAGTCCCATGGTTGCCCGCGCAGGTGTTCGCTGTTCGAGCAGCCCTTCCGGAGAGGTACCGAGCGATGGTCGACGTCGGCGCCGGGTGCGGCCTGCGGCAGGGCGAGGTGTTCGGGCTGGCTGAGGACGCCATCGACGCCGACGGGCGCACGCTTCACGTGGTCCGGCAGATCAAGCACGTGGAAGGGCACCCGGTGTTCGCTCTCCCCAAGGGCGGCAAGAAGCGGGACGTGCCATTGCCCGACTCGCTGGCGGAAGCTCTCCGGGCGCACATGGATGCCTGCAAGCCGGTGGAAATCACGTTGCCCTGGGACGTGCCGGAGGGCCCGAAGGTGTCCGCCCGGCTGATCTTCACGGCGGAGCAGGGGGGCATGGTGTGGCGGAGCAACTTCAACGGCAAGGAGTGGAAGCCCGCTCTCGCGGTCGCGGGCCTCATCCGCCCGGAAGTGGATGAGAACGGGAAGTACGAGTCGGCGCGTGAACACGGCATGCACGCCCTGCGGCACTTCTACGCTTCCGCGTTGCTGGACGCGGGCGAGAACATCAAGGCCATCAGCGAGTACATGGGGCACGCCGACCCGGGGCTGACACTGCGGGTGTACGCCCACCTGATGCCCGACGGCCGCGAGCGTGCCCGTCGTGCGATCGACTCCGTGTTCCAGCGCATCTCTCAGGAAGCTCACGGCCCACAGACGGCCCAGTGA
- a CDS encoding bifunctional DNA primase/polymerase has translation MQQPTATRRVPRPATLAAPALLGTALTLATHGVPVLPLRAGKVPFGNCPDCAGNACGGRPNMKAPGPCACPSLCHGWAAATTDPQVLSSTAWGPAWRHAATVAYHPGGAGVTVVDLDDAAAVQWARATLPATRTVTTTRGEHWIYRGAMPSSNAVRRGVDIKSLMAYARWLGSGAGATAALPDSVRALVKEPSPTRRAPQTLTVPLRAHGGECRHRSPAYLDRGIGMAVQRITEARSTVHATVYRTFLAVLSTHGRCGCLTDAHVTRLFAAAQAKGESARHCTEAWTNALTTLGLSHV, from the coding sequence ATGCAGCAACCCACCGCCACCCGGCGAGTGCCCCGACCCGCCACGCTCGCCGCGCCGGCCCTGCTGGGCACCGCGCTCACGCTGGCCACGCACGGCGTTCCGGTTCTGCCCCTGCGGGCGGGGAAGGTGCCGTTCGGCAACTGCCCGGACTGCGCCGGCAACGCGTGCGGCGGCCGGCCGAACATGAAAGCCCCCGGCCCCTGCGCCTGCCCGTCCCTGTGCCACGGTTGGGCGGCCGCCACCACCGACCCGCAGGTCCTCAGCTCCACAGCGTGGGGCCCGGCTTGGCGGCACGCGGCGACGGTCGCTTATCACCCCGGGGGCGCCGGCGTGACCGTGGTCGATCTGGACGACGCCGCCGCCGTCCAGTGGGCCCGCGCAACCCTGCCTGCGACGCGGACCGTGACCACCACACGGGGCGAGCACTGGATCTACCGGGGTGCCATGCCGTCATCGAACGCAGTACGGCGCGGCGTCGACATCAAGTCCCTCATGGCATACGCCCGTTGGCTCGGTTCGGGTGCGGGCGCCACGGCCGCTCTCCCGGACTCTGTCCGCGCACTGGTAAAGGAGCCGTCCCCGACCCGCAGGGCGCCGCAGACGCTCACAGTGCCTCTGAGGGCCCATGGGGGCGAGTGCAGGCACCGTTCGCCCGCCTATCTGGACCGGGGAATCGGCATGGCCGTGCAGCGCATCACCGAGGCCCGCAGCACCGTCCACGCGACGGTGTACCGGACGTTCCTCGCGGTGCTGTCCACGCACGGCCGGTGTGGCTGCCTCACGGACGCTCATGTCACGCGGCTGTTCGCCGCCGCGCAGGCCAAGGGCGAGTCGGCCCGGCACTGCACGGAGGCGTGGACCAACGCCCTGACCACGTTGGGACTGAGTCATGTCTGA
- a CDS encoding ATP-binding protein: protein MSEDEKNPAREVITDYAQAHFRYFRTADGTVYAQRNGHPVARPMRSQGTTGSHRQELMVGLFKDGRGVFNGSAMKEALDLIEALALESDTHAVHIRVAPGFDGATWLDLGRDDGKSVRIHPTGWDILTPDPREVCWRRTQLTGELPLPVKDTDGKGIDLLMRLCNFANAETECLAIAWLIGCLGPSVPVPAPFLTGPQGAGKSTGGRMLTRIIEGMSGDLRRAPKDEENLIAAVAAGWITALDNLSHMTPDLSDAMCCIVTGAESVKRALFTDGDVFRVGYRRPLLLTGIDVGVIRPDLAERLLPLRLERPRVRRTEAELWADYAEVLPVVLGSLLDLTVKVRAVEAETPTDLRMADFAHLCAQLDAATGLGALPAYRASLDDLNDDVIEGDLLAQTVLLHAETIEPGGAQQMTSTEWLSCLSRLYAGEDCRALPKGWPTTGKVLSDRLKRLQPTLAARGVLIDSGRTKAGRYLEMTRTAALTLPPHEQTQAF, encoded by the coding sequence ATGTCTGAGGACGAGAAGAACCCCGCCCGCGAGGTCATCACCGACTACGCGCAAGCGCACTTCCGGTACTTCCGCACCGCCGACGGGACCGTGTACGCGCAGCGCAACGGGCACCCCGTGGCCCGGCCGATGCGCTCGCAAGGCACCACCGGCAGCCACCGCCAGGAACTCATGGTCGGCCTGTTCAAGGACGGGCGCGGCGTGTTCAACGGATCAGCGATGAAGGAGGCACTGGACTTGATCGAAGCGCTCGCGTTGGAGTCGGACACGCACGCCGTGCACATCCGTGTTGCCCCCGGGTTCGACGGGGCGACGTGGCTGGACCTGGGCCGCGACGATGGGAAGTCCGTCCGCATCCACCCCACCGGGTGGGACATCCTCACGCCCGATCCGCGGGAGGTCTGCTGGCGGCGCACCCAGCTCACCGGGGAACTGCCGCTGCCCGTCAAGGACACCGACGGCAAGGGCATCGACCTGCTGATGAGGCTGTGCAACTTCGCCAACGCCGAAACCGAGTGCCTGGCCATCGCGTGGCTGATCGGCTGCCTCGGGCCGTCCGTGCCCGTGCCTGCGCCGTTCCTTACCGGACCGCAGGGTGCGGGCAAGTCCACCGGGGGCCGGATGCTCACCAGGATCATCGAGGGGATGAGCGGTGACCTGCGACGCGCCCCGAAGGATGAGGAAAACCTCATCGCAGCCGTGGCGGCGGGATGGATCACCGCGCTGGACAACCTCTCCCACATGACGCCGGACCTGTCCGACGCCATGTGCTGCATCGTCACCGGCGCCGAAAGCGTCAAGCGCGCCCTCTTCACCGACGGGGACGTCTTCCGCGTCGGCTACCGCCGCCCCCTGCTCCTGACCGGGATCGACGTGGGAGTCATCCGCCCTGACCTCGCGGAACGACTCCTGCCCCTGCGCCTGGAGCGGCCCCGCGTCCGGCGCACCGAGGCCGAACTGTGGGCGGACTACGCGGAGGTTTTGCCCGTCGTGCTGGGCTCACTCCTGGACCTCACGGTCAAGGTGCGCGCCGTGGAGGCGGAGACTCCGACCGATCTGCGGATGGCGGACTTCGCGCACCTGTGCGCGCAGCTCGACGCCGCGACCGGGCTCGGTGCGCTGCCGGCGTACCGGGCGAGTCTGGATGACCTGAATGACGACGTGATCGAGGGCGACCTGTTGGCGCAGACCGTCCTCCTGCATGCCGAGACCATCGAGCCGGGCGGCGCGCAGCAGATGACGTCCACCGAGTGGTTGTCCTGCCTCAGTCGCCTCTACGCGGGCGAGGACTGCCGTGCCCTGCCCAAGGGGTGGCCGACCACCGGCAAGGTCCTCTCCGACCGCCTCAAGCGCCTCCAACCGACCCTGGCGGCCCGGGGCGTCCTCATCGACTCGGGCCGCACCAAAGCGGGCCGCTACCTCGAAATGACCCGCACGGCCGCCCTGACCTTGCCTCCGCACGAGCAGACGCAGGCGTTCTGA
- a CDS encoding helix-turn-helix domain-containing protein, whose product MSAAREQPDPRATLRGGLPDRYLTPDDIAQMFEVPKETVYQWRRKRVGPPGFRIGKYIRYDPADVLAHVAERKSTEQNAA is encoded by the coding sequence ATGAGCGCTGCACGTGAACAACCGGACCCGCGCGCCACGCTCCGTGGCGGGTTGCCGGACCGCTACCTCACCCCCGACGACATTGCCCAGATGTTCGAGGTGCCCAAAGAGACCGTCTACCAGTGGCGCCGGAAGCGCGTGGGACCGCCCGGATTCCGCATCGGCAAGTACATCCGTTACGACCCCGCCGACGTGCTTGCCCACGTCGCCGAACGCAAGAGCACCGAACAAAACGCTGCCTAA